Proteins co-encoded in one Arachis hypogaea cultivar Tifrunner chromosome 13, arahy.Tifrunner.gnm2.J5K5, whole genome shotgun sequence genomic window:
- the LOC112735736 gene encoding auxin-responsive protein SAUR21-like, with protein sequence MGVRVIPETMIQHAKQILRLRSHHHSFANKIDVPKGHFAVYVGDEDNNMKRFVVPISFLKQPMFQALLKKAEDEFGFHQPMGNHHLLIPCPVDHFLDLTSRITNN encoded by the coding sequence atggGTGTTCGTGTGATTCCAGAGACGATGATCCAACATGCAAAGCAAATTCTAAGATTGAGGTCTCATCATCATAGTTTTGCAAACAAAATTGATGTGCCAAAAGGGCACTTTGCGGTGTATGTGGGAGATGAAGATAATAACATGAAGCGGTTTGTGGTTCCTATTTCCTTCTTGAAGCAGCCAATGTTCCAAGCTTTGTTGAAAAAGGCTGAGGATGAATTTGGCTTTCACCAACCAATGGGAAATCATCATCTTCTTATTCCTTGTCCTGTTGATCATTTCCTTGATCTCACTTCTCGAATCACCAACAACTAG
- the LOC112736995 gene encoding auxin-responsive protein SAUR21, translated as MGIRMPFMVHQAKQVFKSTSQHLQGGNQTSVVPKGHIAVYVGELQKKRFVVPISYLSHPLFVDLLHRAEEEFGFNHPMGGLTIPCKEDAFINLTSQLGAL; from the coding sequence ATGGGTATTCGTATGCCGTTTATGGTGCACCAAGCAAAGCAGGTATTCAAGTCAACATCACAGCATCTACAAGGTGGAAACCAGACAAGTGTTGTTCCAAAGGGACACATAGCAGTGTATGTTGGAGAGTTGCAGAAGAAGCGGTTTGTGGTTCCGATATCATACTTGAGTCATCCTTTGTTTGTTGACTTGCTTCACAGAGCAGAGGAAGAGTTTGGATTCAACCATCCAATGGGAGGACTCACAATTCCATGCAAAGAAGATGCATTTATCAACCTTACCTCTCAACTGGGTGCTTtgtga